The following coding sequences lie in one Vibrio sp. BS-M-Sm-2 genomic window:
- a CDS encoding LuxR C-terminal-related transcriptional regulator: MRKSRYARTLHFMCIDPSDTYLHVKEIEKHLSIILYKMTPDDLMLVDRKQSNRILLVDYREVPQLLIICPNLTVMWKNHEIILFNVPQQLPTSELLTYGVLKGLFYNTEQKDKIARGLQEVIDGDNWLPRKVTNQLLFYYRNMVNTNTTPTNVDLTIREIQVIRCLQSGSSNTQIADDLFISEFTVKSHLYQIFRKLAVKNRVQAIAWANQNLLA, from the coding sequence ATGAGAAAGTCTCGATATGCTCGCACTTTACACTTTATGTGCATCGATCCAAGCGACACCTACCTACACGTAAAAGAGATAGAAAAGCACTTATCTATTATCCTTTATAAGATGACACCGGACGATTTAATGCTTGTTGATAGAAAACAGAGTAACCGAATCTTGCTCGTCGATTACAGAGAGGTACCACAACTACTGATTATTTGCCCTAACCTGACTGTTATGTGGAAAAATCACGAAATCATTTTATTCAATGTACCCCAGCAACTTCCAACCTCAGAGCTGCTTACCTATGGGGTACTAAAAGGACTCTTTTACAACACTGAACAAAAGGACAAGATTGCTCGTGGTCTTCAAGAAGTCATTGATGGCGATAACTGGCTGCCAAGGAAGGTAACCAATCAACTGTTGTTTTATTATCGTAATATGGTCAATACCAACACGACACCAACCAATGTTGATTTAACCATTCGTGAGATCCAAGTGATTCGCTGCCTTCAATCAGGGTCATCAAACACACAAATCGCCGATGACTTGTTTATTAGTGAGTTCACGGTTAAATCTCACCTTTATCAAATATTCCGGAAGTTGGCAGTCAAAAATAGGGTTCAAGCCATTGCTTGGGCAAACCAGAACCTACTTGCATAA
- a CDS encoding MSHA biogenesis protein MshK, which translates to MVRTLLLFLLFGSSAVWAEQDPTAPLGWLSPQQKATSAKKAPTRYRLPSLESIVCKGDTPCYVILNGQILGQGETIRGYRVKNIDPEYVTLQRSSKQWKLEMFSLDVKNNN; encoded by the coding sequence GTGGTTAGAACTCTTTTGTTGTTTCTGCTGTTTGGCAGTTCCGCGGTGTGGGCTGAGCAAGACCCCACTGCACCATTAGGTTGGCTTTCACCCCAACAAAAAGCAACGTCAGCTAAGAAAGCGCCAACTCGTTATCGCTTACCGTCCTTAGAAAGCATTGTATGCAAGGGAGATACACCTTGCTATGTGATTCTGAATGGTCAGATTCTCGGTCAAGGGGAAACGATCAGAGGGTACCGAGTTAAGAACATCGATCCAGAATACGTCACTCTGCAGAGAAGCTCTAAGCAGTGGAAATTAGAGATGTTCTCTTTAGATGTTAAGAATAATAATTAA
- the pilO gene encoding type 4a pilus biogenesis protein PilO, producing MQQWNQLSDKFLALSQREKWLLFVCGFVGLSMLLFTLLVEPAYLDLQAKNAKTTSLTQSNQRQQGELLVLQAKLNKDPDKEINLEYKKLMRESQDLSLQLSEIVDGLITPSQMSQLLESVLNAGNGLKLESLESLKPEAISNNKETSEYSGYFLHPVRMELTGSYFDISAYLQALESLPVSYYWRTFEYSVEEYPKARLVFEVYTLGTRQEFIGG from the coding sequence ATGCAACAGTGGAACCAACTTAGCGATAAGTTTCTTGCATTAAGCCAAAGAGAAAAATGGCTACTTTTCGTGTGTGGTTTTGTTGGCCTGTCCATGCTGTTATTCACCTTATTGGTTGAGCCCGCGTATCTCGACTTACAAGCGAAAAATGCCAAGACCACGAGCTTGACTCAATCGAATCAAAGGCAGCAGGGTGAATTGCTTGTTCTGCAAGCTAAGTTAAATAAAGACCCAGATAAAGAAATTAACCTCGAATACAAGAAACTCATGCGAGAGAGCCAAGACCTTTCTTTGCAACTTTCAGAGATTGTCGATGGGTTGATTACGCCTTCTCAAATGTCGCAATTATTGGAGAGTGTTCTTAATGCCGGTAATGGTCTAAAGCTTGAGTCGCTAGAGTCGTTAAAACCGGAAGCGATTTCGAATAATAAAGAGACCAGTGAATATTCTGGCTACTTTCTTCACCCTGTGAGAATGGAATTGACGGGCAGTTACTTTGATATTTCAGCTTATCTTCAAGCGCTTGAATCTTTGCCTGTTAGCTACTACTGGCGCACATTTGAATACTCAGTAGAAGAATATCCTAAAGCTCGACTGGTGTTCGAGGTATACACGCTAGGTACTAGACAGGAGTTTATCGGTGGTTAG
- the csrD gene encoding RNase E specificity factor CsrD: MRYTPTLKLSTRLVAFVTVIVISAMFILFIGGTLSFKRIGQEYLDHYLVGIVEVVDKEMEDPDAAYSMQRWMPKMLQASNIVEMKLSNKTGIVYRFKDTSPQIDPNRLYEKSFILERNEGYRIEFKALPPYIGYNYSMEAMWSITLAVALVLFCLARGVRWLKEQLMGSEILEERGRMILAGQVEPHAKGDEREWPYTASEALDVLIEELQDARQERSRFDTFIRTHTFLDKLTGTANRVLFDNKLESVLHESGARGGVLLIRIDEWEQVRDANDKQTTDGFIIEVGEVLSNIVQRYPDVIFSRYYEADFAVFIPHQGAKDIATLAAQCLRQLDKLTPPEPLEPDNWCHIGVTMYTEGERHSQIMDETETALKSAQLERINNWSRYPKQNKNELDRGSVRWRTLLDKALLPENLVIFAQRCYLMPESGQANELHREIFTRIQDPDKGLLKSSRFMPAVEQVGYQAQMDQSVLKVLLRSLKESTQSINYSVNLNVTPFANKQHFKWFRSELLQLSAQHRSQLAFEFPEGHLIAHLDYMRPVAKMLRGLGCKVVVGQAGRTIVSTHYIKDLKVNYIKLHRSLIKKIDQRHENQLFVRSLIGACGDSSTQVIAVGVETKQEKNTLIELGINGYQGRYFDEEQQIIPLPNHVEKAAKAESVVKVGRRNRWRKSSS; this comes from the coding sequence ATGAGATATACCCCGACACTAAAATTGAGCACCCGATTGGTCGCATTTGTCACCGTGATAGTTATCAGTGCAATGTTCATCCTTTTTATTGGTGGCACACTCTCCTTTAAACGCATTGGGCAGGAGTATTTAGATCACTATTTGGTTGGTATTGTCGAGGTTGTAGATAAAGAGATGGAAGATCCAGACGCCGCGTATTCAATGCAGCGCTGGATGCCTAAGATGTTGCAAGCGAGCAATATTGTTGAGATGAAACTCTCGAACAAGACCGGTATCGTTTATCGTTTCAAAGATACCTCCCCACAGATAGATCCCAATCGTCTTTATGAAAAAAGCTTTATTTTAGAGCGTAATGAAGGTTACCGAATCGAATTTAAAGCGCTTCCTCCTTATATTGGCTACAACTACTCAATGGAAGCGATGTGGTCAATTACTTTGGCTGTCGCATTGGTCTTGTTCTGTCTGGCTCGCGGTGTTCGTTGGTTGAAAGAGCAACTCATGGGTTCTGAGATCTTAGAAGAGCGAGGAAGAATGATCCTTGCTGGGCAGGTTGAACCTCACGCAAAGGGGGATGAGCGTGAATGGCCTTATACTGCAAGTGAAGCCTTAGATGTATTGATTGAAGAGTTGCAAGACGCTCGTCAAGAGCGAAGTCGCTTTGATACCTTTATTCGTACCCATACCTTCCTAGATAAACTCACGGGCACGGCAAACCGAGTTTTATTTGATAATAAACTGGAATCGGTACTGCATGAAAGTGGTGCTCGAGGTGGTGTGTTACTGATACGTATCGACGAATGGGAACAAGTTCGTGATGCTAACGACAAGCAAACTACTGACGGCTTTATTATTGAAGTGGGTGAAGTCTTATCGAATATCGTTCAGCGTTATCCCGATGTCATTTTTTCTCGCTATTACGAAGCGGACTTTGCTGTATTTATCCCTCACCAGGGTGCAAAAGATATTGCGACTTTGGCAGCTCAGTGTCTAAGGCAGTTAGATAAATTAACCCCGCCAGAGCCTTTGGAACCTGATAACTGGTGTCATATCGGTGTGACTATGTATACCGAAGGTGAGCGCCACAGTCAGATCATGGATGAAACGGAAACAGCATTAAAGAGTGCCCAGCTGGAGCGTATAAATAACTGGAGCCGTTACCCGAAACAGAATAAGAATGAGTTGGATAGAGGCAGTGTTCGTTGGAGAACATTACTTGATAAAGCTCTGCTTCCTGAAAATTTAGTAATCTTTGCTCAGCGGTGTTATCTTATGCCGGAATCTGGTCAAGCTAATGAATTACATAGAGAAATATTTACTAGAATTCAGGACCCTGACAAGGGTTTATTGAAATCGTCTCGATTTATGCCTGCAGTAGAGCAAGTGGGTTATCAAGCTCAAATGGATCAATCTGTTTTGAAGGTTTTGTTGCGTTCGCTTAAAGAATCAACTCAATCTATCAATTATTCAGTGAATCTGAATGTTACCCCATTTGCTAATAAACAGCATTTTAAGTGGTTTAGGAGTGAGTTGTTACAACTCTCTGCTCAGCACCGCTCTCAGCTTGCTTTTGAGTTTCCGGAAGGACACTTGATTGCTCATCTTGATTATATGAGACCGGTGGCAAAGATGCTGCGAGGTTTAGGGTGTAAAGTTGTGGTTGGTCAAGCGGGGCGAACGATTGTTAGCACTCACTATATAAAGGACTTGAAGGTTAATTACATTAAGCTTCATCGAAGCCTAATAAAGAAAATTGACCAAAGGCATGAGAATCAGTTGTTTGTTCGAAGCTTAATTGGGGCATGCGGTGATTCTTCAACTCAAGTTATTGCTGTTGGAGTCGAGACAAAACAAGAAAAGAATACCTTGATAGAGTTAGGCATTAACGGCTATCAAGGGAGATATTTCGACGAAGAACAACAAATTATCCCTTTGCCTAATCACGTTGAAAAGGCTGCAAAAGCGGAATCTGTTGTAAAAGTTGGACGAAGAAATCGATGGCGTAAGAGTAGTAGTTAA
- a CDS encoding single-stranded DNA-binding protein, whose amino-acid sequence MASRGVNKVILVGNLGNDPEIRYMPNGGAVANITIATSESWRDKATGEQREKTEWHRVALFGKLAEVAGEYLRKGSQVYIEGQLQTRKWQDQSGQDRYTTEVVVQGFNGVMQMLGGRAQGGAPAQGGMGNNQQQGGWGQPQQPQQQQQQYSAPAQQQPKAPQQAPQQAQPQYNEPPMDFDDDIPF is encoded by the coding sequence ATGGCTAGCCGTGGAGTTAACAAAGTTATATTAGTGGGTAACCTAGGTAATGACCCTGAAATTCGTTACATGCCAAATGGCGGCGCAGTAGCGAACATTACCATTGCAACGTCAGAGTCATGGCGTGATAAAGCAACTGGCGAGCAGCGCGAAAAAACAGAATGGCACCGTGTTGCTCTGTTTGGCAAGCTTGCGGAAGTTGCTGGTGAGTACCTACGTAAAGGTTCTCAAGTTTACATTGAAGGTCAACTTCAAACGCGCAAATGGCAAGATCAAAGCGGTCAAGATCGCTACACAACTGAAGTGGTTGTTCAAGGCTTCAATGGTGTGATGCAAATGCTTGGCGGCCGTGCTCAAGGCGGTGCTCCTGCTCAAGGTGGCATGGGTAACAACCAACAGCAAGGTGGTTGGGGTCAGCCACAGCAGCCACAACAACAGCAACAACAATACAGTGCTCCAGCTCAACAGCAGCCGAAAGCACCTCAACAAGCTCCTCAGCAGGCTCAACCTCAATATAATGAGCCGCCAATGGATTTTGATGATGACATCCCATTTTAA
- a CDS encoding MSHA biogenesis protein MshI, whose product MNFKAILDKIKPTNNKGSSQVVLLGNDAIYISSTEQEPQVTSIPVVNGDWESALKKSLSSEAFTSNRLQLVVCANYYQTYQLDKPDIPESEWSVALPFLLKDLVSERVTEITASAVALPTSNKLQVYVLPKKLLDKLLNIANSVQIELVGVAPEDEIWGYSAGELSNFILLQRSSNSHFKLGAFVENTVCFQRTIRSVVPPLTGVASSALQLDGLALELQRSIDYLSSQIKGTQLHQLKICCDEEDEAELQSALNSTLSSTVSLLVEGERDNSESLLVKLAAEKDTFNVNLYPEHLKPKKEYFTLTNVVASWGLVCVLLLGGYFAMQYQVSNLDKELTALQQDSNQLNKQVNQLNSKLTQHKPSPEKVAAVARLKRETEAKKEALKAVGQYDESQQVGYSGVMNSLAKLGRNDISLSHIYMTHDTLDLSGLARNANVVPNWIGQFKSELNLVGRAFEKLKIGRNDQDVVTFELSTRRESK is encoded by the coding sequence ATGAATTTTAAAGCGATTTTAGACAAGATAAAGCCAACGAATAATAAAGGTAGCTCGCAAGTTGTCCTGCTGGGCAATGATGCCATTTATATTTCATCGACAGAACAAGAACCTCAAGTAACCAGCATTCCCGTGGTTAATGGGGACTGGGAGAGTGCGCTAAAAAAATCGCTTAGCAGTGAGGCGTTTACCAGTAATCGTCTCCAGTTGGTTGTCTGTGCTAACTACTACCAGACTTATCAACTTGATAAACCGGACATTCCAGAGAGTGAATGGTCGGTTGCGTTGCCATTTTTACTCAAAGATCTCGTCTCTGAAAGAGTGACTGAGATCACAGCGAGTGCGGTCGCGCTTCCGACGTCGAACAAGCTGCAAGTGTATGTCTTGCCTAAAAAGCTGTTAGATAAGCTTCTAAATATTGCCAACTCGGTTCAGATCGAATTAGTTGGAGTAGCTCCTGAAGATGAAATCTGGGGTTACAGTGCTGGCGAGTTGTCTAACTTCATCCTTTTACAGCGCAGCTCAAATTCACACTTTAAGTTGGGTGCGTTTGTTGAAAATACCGTTTGTTTTCAAAGAACGATTCGAAGTGTTGTTCCACCTTTAACTGGCGTAGCATCAAGTGCTCTGCAGTTGGATGGCCTTGCTTTAGAACTCCAACGTTCGATAGATTACCTTTCTTCGCAAATTAAAGGCACTCAACTTCACCAGCTGAAAATCTGCTGTGATGAGGAAGATGAGGCTGAATTACAAAGCGCCTTAAATAGTACATTGAGCTCGACAGTTTCATTGTTGGTAGAAGGTGAGCGTGATAATTCAGAGAGTTTGTTGGTTAAACTCGCAGCTGAAAAAGATACTTTTAATGTCAACCTTTATCCTGAACATCTTAAGCCTAAAAAAGAATATTTTACGCTTACCAATGTTGTTGCGAGTTGGGGACTAGTTTGTGTTTTATTGCTTGGTGGTTACTTCGCGATGCAGTATCAAGTTTCTAATCTAGATAAAGAATTAACAGCCCTGCAACAAGACTCCAATCAACTTAACAAGCAAGTTAACCAATTGAATAGTAAGTTAACTCAGCATAAACCGTCTCCAGAGAAAGTGGCTGCTGTTGCGCGTCTCAAACGTGAGACTGAGGCTAAAAAAGAGGCTTTGAAGGCGGTCGGACAATACGACGAATCCCAACAAGTCGGGTATTCTGGCGTCATGAATTCCTTAGCTAAATTAGGCCGAAATGACATCTCTCTTTCGCACATCTACATGACCCACGATACTTTAGATCTTAGTGGTTTGGCTCGTAACGCAAATGTCGTTCCGAACTGGATTGGTCAGTTTAAAAGTGAGCTTAATTTAGTCGGACGTGCTTTTGAAAAACTTAAAATTGGTCGTAATGACCAGGACGTGGTGACGTTTGAATTAAGTACTCGCAGGGAGAGTAAATAA